In Arachis hypogaea cultivar Tifrunner chromosome 17, arahy.Tifrunner.gnm2.J5K5, whole genome shotgun sequence, a single window of DNA contains:
- the LOC112766774 gene encoding cytochrome P450 82A3, translating to MDAIMVEWLEEHRRKRANSDQDDGNQDFMDVMLSILDGTQLAGFDSDTIIKATTWILMGGSIDTTSGTLIWILSCMLNNTGTIEQAQKELNIYVGKDRLVNETDISKLVYIQAIVKETLRLHPTAIFSGPREFADDCFVNGYHIPKGTQLIINLWKIHTDPSIRSDPLEFKPERFLTTHKDVDVRGNHFELIPFGSGIRMCPGLSFALPMIHLTLATFLQSFEISKPSDEPIDMTEIFGLTTMKATPLDVLIKPRLSSRLYGLS from the exons ATGGACGCCATTATGGTGGAGTGGTTAGAGGAGCATCGCCGGAAAAGAGCTAATTCTGATCAGGATGATGGCAATCAAGACTTCATGGACGTCATGCTCTCAATTCTTGATGGTACTCAACTTGCTGGATTTGATTCCGATACTATCATCAAAGCCACCACTtgg ATTCTGATGGGAGGATCGATTGACACCACTTCAGGAACTCTTATATGGATATTATCTTGTATGTTGAACAATACAGGCACAATAGAACAAGCACAAAAGGAGTTGAACATCTATGTTGGTAAAGACAGACTTGTAAACGAAACCGACATAAGTAAGTTGGTGTACATTCAAGCCATCGTTAAAGAGACATTAAGGCTACACCCTACAGCAATTTTCTCAGGACCTCGTGAGTTTGCGGATGATTGCTTTGTTAATGGCTACCACATTCCAAAAGGAACGCAACTAATCATAAATTTATGGAAGATTCACACGGATCCTAGCATTCGGTCAGACCCATTGGAATTTAAGCCAGAGAGGTTCCTTACCACTCACAAAGATGTTGATGTCAGAGGTAACCACTTTGAGTTGATCCCATTTGGAAGTGGAATAAGAATGTGTCCCGGACTATCATTTGCCCTTCCCATGATTCATCTAACTTTGGCTACTTTCTTGCAATCCTTTGAAATTTCAAAGCCATCTGATGAACCCATTGATATGACTGAAATATTTGGCCTCACAACTATGAAAGCTACTCCCCTTGATGTTCTCATCAAGCCACGTCTTTCTTCTAGGCTCTACggtttatcttga